A part of Silvimonas soli genomic DNA contains:
- the folE gene encoding GTP cyclohydrolase I translates to MPKQESEYTLAAPDAVSQRIRARIVNAKARFHANDNISAFIEEGELDALQLEVQEKLRGVLESLVIDTASDHNTQDTAKRVAKMFIREVFHGRYHPMPAVTEFPNIERLNELMIVGPITVRSACSHHLCPILGRVWVGVMPNEHSNLIGLSKYVRLIEWIMNRPQIQEEAVSQVADLLQERLQPDGLAIVMEADHFCMHWRGVKDTEAKMTNSVMRGSFLRDPVLRSEFLSLMTKRG, encoded by the coding sequence ATGCCCAAACAAGAATCGGAGTACACACTGGCGGCACCTGATGCCGTGTCTCAGCGGATCCGCGCCCGCATCGTCAACGCCAAGGCCCGCTTTCACGCCAACGACAACATCTCCGCATTCATCGAAGAAGGTGAACTGGACGCCTTGCAGCTCGAAGTCCAGGAAAAACTGCGTGGCGTACTGGAAAGCCTGGTGATTGATACCGCGAGCGACCACAACACCCAAGACACGGCCAAGCGTGTGGCCAAGATGTTTATCCGCGAGGTGTTTCACGGGCGTTATCACCCGATGCCAGCGGTGACCGAGTTCCCCAATATTGAACGCCTGAACGAGCTGATGATCGTCGGGCCAATCACCGTGCGCAGCGCATGCTCACATCACCTGTGCCCGATTCTGGGCCGGGTCTGGGTGGGCGTGATGCCGAATGAGCACTCCAATTTGATTGGCTTATCCAAGTACGTGCGACTGATTGAATGGATTATGAATCGTCCGCAAATCCAGGAAGAAGCTGTGTCACAAGTGGCCGATCTGCTGCAGGAGCGTTTGCAGCCGGATGGGTTGGCGATTGTGATGGAAGCCGATCACTTCTGCATGCATTGGCGCGGTGTGAAAGACACCGAAGCCAAGATGACCAACAGCGTGATGCGCGGCTCGTTCCTGCGCGATCCGGTATTGCGTAGCGAGTTTCTGTCGCTAATGACCAAGCGCGGCTAA
- a CDS encoding LacI family DNA-binding transcriptional regulator, with amino-acid sequence MPVSIRDLARAAGVSVGTVSRALKHQQGLSNATRERILQLAQELGYDKTRLRPDPIRRVLCILHSQHEVPQENPFYSEVLKGAAAACQERGISCDVLSLSPAKPARRQILRQEPDALLCIGFFEPETLEIIRSLGKPVVLSDMNSPGWPAVNTDNQQGAWLATQHLIAGGRQRIAFLSGSLAHYSIRLRERGYRQALFDAGRLADPALETLIPPGMDIATGAPYAMRELLALPERPDAIFAYNDATALAAMRVCQEAGLRVPQDIAFVGFDDLGVAATAQPGLTTLAVDKIALGREGISLLLSGPNKECNALQPVQLIVRESSAAKA; translated from the coding sequence TTGCCGGTCAGCATTCGCGATCTCGCCCGCGCCGCCGGCGTGTCTGTGGGAACCGTTTCACGTGCGTTGAAACACCAACAAGGCCTGTCTAACGCCACGCGTGAACGCATTTTGCAATTGGCTCAGGAACTGGGTTACGACAAGACCCGGCTACGCCCCGATCCTATTCGGCGTGTGCTGTGCATCTTGCATAGTCAGCATGAAGTCCCGCAGGAAAACCCGTTCTATTCTGAAGTGCTCAAGGGCGCGGCGGCAGCGTGCCAGGAGCGCGGCATTAGCTGTGACGTATTGTCGCTGAGCCCGGCCAAACCGGCGCGGCGGCAAATATTGCGCCAAGAGCCTGACGCACTATTGTGTATCGGCTTCTTCGAACCGGAAACGCTGGAAATCATTCGCTCGCTGGGCAAACCAGTGGTGCTGTCGGACATGAACTCCCCGGGTTGGCCTGCCGTCAACACCGACAACCAGCAAGGCGCGTGGTTGGCCACACAGCATCTGATCGCGGGCGGGCGTCAACGCATTGCTTTTTTGTCAGGATCGCTGGCGCATTATTCGATCCGCTTGCGCGAACGCGGCTATCGCCAGGCGCTGTTTGATGCGGGACGACTTGCTGATCCAGCGCTGGAAACGCTCATTCCGCCCGGCATGGATATCGCCACCGGCGCGCCCTACGCGATGCGCGAGTTGCTGGCGCTGCCTGAACGGCCAGATGCCATTTTTGCCTATAACGATGCCACGGCGCTGGCCGCCATGCGGGTCTGCCAGGAAGCGGGGCTGCGCGTGCCGCAGGATATCGCTTTTGTCGGCTTCGACGATTTGGGTGTCGCCGCCACCGCGCAACCTGGCTTGACCACCCTGGCCGTCGACAAGATAGCCTTGGGCCGAGAAGGCATCTCCTTGTTGCTTAGCGGGCCCAATAAAGAGTGCAATGCGTTGCAACCGGTGCAATTAATCGTACGCGAAAGCAGCGCCGCCAAAGCCTGA
- a CDS encoding glycoside hydrolase family 125 protein, whose translation MTSPLPTGPGTHGRPQSPRFISAAVEAEIARIAVDITDPNLRAMFIRCYPNTLDTTVFFQDDDDEPDTFVITGDIHAMWLRDSTAQVWPYMRLIPQDAQLARMIAGLVRRQTACIALDPYANAFNDGPGHSEWQLDNTEMKPELHERKWELDSLCYAIRLAHGYWQITQDRRPYNAFWLQTMRLLVATLQQQQRKTDAGPYRFTRKTAWQSDTLPCNGIGNPLRPVGLIASMFRPSDDACIYPFLVPSNHFAVVSLRQLAAMLDTLYPDDPLIETCRTLADEVHAALQRNAIVIHPVHGRIWAYEVDGFGNALIMDDANVPSLLALPYLGAVDVNDEIYRNTRAFALSTDNPWFFRSGDEQLEGIGSPHTLMPRIWPMSIIMRALTSSDQVEISTCLRMLLASDGGSGLMHESFMPDDPTDFTRSWFSWANTLFGELITTLASEHSAHLTMPAA comes from the coding sequence ATGACAAGCCCTCTTCCAACCGGCCCTGGTACGCATGGTCGACCGCAATCGCCCCGCTTTATCAGTGCCGCAGTCGAAGCTGAAATTGCCCGGATTGCCGTAGACATCACCGACCCGAATCTGCGCGCAATGTTTATCCGTTGTTATCCCAACACACTTGATACCACGGTGTTTTTTCAGGATGACGACGACGAGCCGGACACCTTTGTGATTACCGGCGACATTCACGCCATGTGGTTGCGCGACAGCACGGCGCAGGTTTGGCCGTATATGCGACTAATCCCGCAAGACGCGCAACTGGCGCGAATGATTGCCGGGCTGGTGCGTCGTCAAACCGCGTGCATCGCGCTCGATCCGTATGCCAATGCGTTTAACGACGGCCCGGGTCACAGCGAATGGCAACTCGATAACACCGAGATGAAGCCCGAACTGCATGAGCGCAAATGGGAGCTGGATTCGCTGTGTTACGCCATTCGCCTGGCGCACGGCTACTGGCAGATTACGCAAGATCGTCGCCCGTACAACGCGTTCTGGCTGCAAACCATGCGTTTGCTGGTCGCCACGCTACAACAACAGCAACGCAAAACAGATGCGGGGCCCTATCGCTTTACTCGCAAGACGGCGTGGCAATCGGATACGTTGCCATGCAATGGCATTGGCAATCCGCTGCGGCCCGTCGGCTTGATCGCATCAATGTTCCGCCCTTCGGACGATGCCTGCATCTACCCGTTTCTGGTGCCGTCAAACCACTTTGCCGTAGTGAGCCTGCGCCAGTTGGCCGCAATGCTCGATACGCTTTACCCCGATGATCCACTTATCGAAACCTGCCGCACGCTGGCGGATGAGGTGCACGCCGCGCTGCAGCGGAATGCCATCGTTATCCACCCGGTTCACGGGCGCATCTGGGCATATGAAGTGGACGGATTCGGCAATGCGCTGATAATGGACGACGCCAATGTTCCAAGCCTGCTGGCCTTGCCCTACCTGGGCGCCGTAGACGTTAACGACGAGATTTACCGCAACACTCGGGCGTTTGCGCTTTCTACCGACAACCCGTGGTTTTTCCGTAGCGGCGACGAGCAACTGGAAGGCATCGGTAGCCCGCACACGCTCATGCCGCGCATCTGGCCGATGTCGATCATCATGCGGGCGCTGACCAGTTCGGATCAGGTGGAAATCAGCACTTGTCTGCGTATGTTGTTGGCCAGCGACGGTGGCAGCGGTCTGATGCATGAATCATTCATGCCGGACGACCCGACAGACTTCACCCGCAGCTGGTTTTCCTGGGCAAACACCTTATTTGGTGAGCTGATTACCACACTTGCAAGCGAGCATTCAGCACATCTGACTATGCCTGCTGCATAA
- a CDS encoding ABC transporter substrate-binding protein: MKKTLLTAVIGLTFASAAQAAVEVEFWSNSLSPKFDGVMTQLTKEFNASQKDIQAKWVDVTWDTYQTRVIAAVAAGRQPGLINITVPWMAQFAQKKIIQPIDISTFQSVYTEGALKDVSYEGKTYGMPWYNQVPVLIYNKAILDKAGVTTLPRNTDEMLAAARLIKQKTGVVGFVPKMNDEGVTGIFMMEGLPILQNGKAVFNGPQHVALLEKYAKAVKEGVIPPDLFKDTFEAEIAGFGSGRYAMIATAPSALIRIKNDAPKVYANAAVAPYPNKILPGNLFMWSVPQGYAHKEAAIKLGQFLTSDKAQLAFSKATETTMPSTKVALADPYFMAGQNSKDAATAGGAVAATTGGAARTLNVSGLPDEAGMMKALSTALEAAVSGRQPAKAALDQAVAYWNAQLGKK; encoded by the coding sequence ATGAAGAAGACATTGCTCACTGCAGTTATCGGCCTGACGTTTGCCTCCGCCGCACAGGCCGCGGTTGAGGTGGAGTTCTGGTCCAACAGCTTGTCGCCCAAGTTTGATGGTGTCATGACGCAACTCACCAAAGAGTTCAACGCCAGCCAGAAAGACATTCAGGCCAAATGGGTCGATGTCACTTGGGATACCTATCAAACCCGCGTCATTGCCGCCGTTGCTGCAGGCCGTCAGCCAGGCCTGATCAACATTACCGTGCCGTGGATGGCGCAGTTTGCGCAGAAAAAAATCATCCAGCCGATTGATATCAGCACGTTTCAGTCGGTCTACACCGAAGGCGCGCTGAAAGACGTCAGTTACGAAGGCAAGACCTACGGCATGCCTTGGTACAACCAGGTGCCGGTGCTGATTTATAACAAGGCCATTCTGGATAAAGCGGGCGTAACCACACTGCCGCGCAATACCGATGAGATGCTCGCCGCTGCCCGCTTGATCAAGCAGAAAACGGGCGTGGTCGGTTTTGTTCCCAAAATGAACGACGAAGGCGTAACCGGCATCTTCATGATGGAAGGACTGCCGATTCTGCAAAACGGCAAAGCCGTATTCAACGGCCCGCAACACGTAGCCTTGCTGGAGAAATACGCCAAGGCCGTCAAGGAAGGCGTGATTCCGCCGGATTTGTTCAAAGATACGTTTGAAGCAGAAATCGCCGGCTTTGGTAGTGGCCGCTACGCCATGATCGCCACTGCACCATCCGCGCTGATCCGCATCAAAAACGATGCGCCCAAGGTCTACGCCAACGCCGCGGTAGCGCCGTATCCCAATAAAATCCTGCCGGGCAATCTGTTTATGTGGTCGGTCCCACAGGGCTACGCCCATAAAGAAGCGGCAATCAAATTGGGGCAATTTCTGACCAGCGACAAGGCGCAACTGGCGTTCTCCAAAGCAACCGAAACCACCATGCCTTCAACCAAAGTCGCATTGGCGGATCCGTACTTTATGGCCGGACAAAACAGCAAAGATGCGGCCACTGCAGGCGGTGCGGTCGCAGCCACGACTGGTGGTGCCGCACGTACTTTGAATGTCTCTGGCTTGCCAGATGAGGCGGGCATGATGAAGGCGTTGAGCACCGCACTGGAAGCTGCAGTCAGCGGCCGCCAGCCGGCCAAAGCGGCGCTGGATCAAGCCGTCGCCTACTGGAATGCGCAGTTGGGTAAAAAATAA
- a CDS encoding calcium:proton antiporter gives MSDPSNINPRWTWIFPMLSVCALIAALAMGNNAALLIFATVCLAGTVFAAVHHAEVVAHKVGEPFGTLVLAVAVTVIEVALIVSVMLTGGEAKAALARDTVFAAVMIVCNGIVGLCLLLGAIEHRVQTFQQQGASAALAVLAALSVLALVLPNYATTVVGPVWSPSQLAFSGVASLVLYGTFVFVQTVRHRDYFLAVPSPEQSVIDANELHAPPPSNQQTALSSGLLLVSLVCVVGLAKLLSPTVEAAVAQAGAPAVVVGIIIAGLVLLPEGIAAAKAARANQLQKSLNLALGSALASIGLTIPTVAAIFIVTGKPLLLGLDAKESVMLVLTLIVSTVTLSTGRTTVLQGVVHLVLFAAFLFLNIVP, from the coding sequence GTGTCCGACCCTTCTAATATCAATCCGCGCTGGACATGGATTTTTCCGATGCTGTCGGTCTGTGCATTGATTGCCGCATTGGCCATGGGCAACAACGCCGCATTGCTGATCTTTGCCACAGTTTGCCTGGCTGGTACGGTATTCGCGGCGGTCCACCATGCGGAAGTGGTCGCTCACAAAGTGGGCGAGCCCTTTGGCACGTTAGTGCTGGCGGTTGCGGTAACTGTGATCGAGGTGGCACTGATTGTGTCGGTGATGTTGACCGGCGGCGAAGCCAAAGCTGCGCTAGCGCGTGACACCGTGTTTGCGGCAGTCATGATTGTGTGCAACGGAATCGTCGGCTTGTGTCTGCTGTTAGGCGCGATAGAACACCGGGTGCAAACTTTCCAGCAGCAAGGTGCTAGTGCTGCACTGGCAGTGCTGGCGGCCTTGTCGGTGCTGGCGCTGGTATTGCCCAATTACGCCACTACCGTCGTTGGACCAGTCTGGTCGCCTTCTCAACTGGCCTTTTCCGGCGTGGCTTCGCTGGTCTTGTATGGCACTTTTGTTTTTGTTCAAACCGTCCGCCATCGCGACTATTTTCTTGCCGTGCCGTCGCCAGAACAATCGGTCATAGATGCCAACGAATTACATGCGCCACCGCCGAGCAACCAGCAAACGGCGCTCAGTAGCGGTTTGCTGCTGGTCAGTCTGGTCTGCGTGGTTGGACTAGCCAAGTTGCTATCACCCACAGTCGAAGCCGCCGTAGCGCAAGCTGGCGCACCGGCCGTTGTGGTCGGCATCATTATTGCGGGCCTGGTTCTGTTGCCTGAAGGCATTGCGGCGGCCAAAGCTGCGCGGGCCAATCAACTGCAGAAGAGCCTGAATCTGGCGCTGGGTTCCGCATTGGCCAGTATCGGTTTGACCATTCCCACTGTTGCCGCCATTTTCATTGTCACGGGCAAACCGTTATTACTGGGTCTGGATGCCAAAGAATCGGTCATGCTGGTGCTCACCTTGATTGTCAGCACCGTTACCCTGAGCACTGGCCGCACGACCGTTCTCCAGGGCGTGGTCCATCTGGTGTTGTTTGCAGCATTTCTGTTTTTGAATATCGTGCCGTAA
- a CDS encoding sensor domain-containing protein: protein MTEPVSSDIRNRPLVTQRHASGSAEALAEIRDHLDAIDRSMMVARFSPDGVFLGANTLFLNSFGYAIEEIAGAPHELVCPVKHHSGLSAHQDLWRVLRSGRPYSGLVERVARDGRAVWLEVTYAPTFDQTGQLLSILSISSDVSLRVERERSESKRLWQSLVVDETDSAVIVTDGQWRIVYVNAGFTRMFGYHLDEIHGRRPIALLVPHVKPAVIEEAISSANAGRPFRLEELTFAKDGQRFWNKMIINPVRDTHGLLVNTVSVVTDITEAKMHEVIHHKGLDALARETPVVQIMDMICQEVERISPEVVSSILSVDENGRMHALAAPSLPEKFSRALDGLVMGPASGSCGTSAFRGAEVVVTDIETDPLWVDFAQIALPLGLKACWSTPIISSKGHVVGTFAFYYREKREPDVFHRRLVDVCVNLCALALEREAARAEIQKLAFYDALTELPNRSLLLAKAEQAIAGAARDSTPLAVLFVDLDRFKQINDTLGHTVGDDVLRLAAQSLAQGRRSSDIIGRLAGDEFVLVLPQCDGNHAADIAEQIQINLSRPQRVGDVTHVLSASIGISLFPENGEDIETLLRRADIAMYEAKASQRGGFSFFSNEMNLRAQERLALEAALRQAIREKQLRLFYQPQIRLADGAIYGVEALARWHHPVLGEISPVRFIPLAEDCGLIGELGLWVLEEACRQMAAWRSRGIDVPVVAVNLSPTNFHNVDLPDIIADLLQRFALSPQQLTLEITENVLLDGNVGTLASIDDIRDLGVRLSMDDFGTGYSSLSYLRRLPVSELKLDKSFVRDLQHDQTARALSEAVIRIGESLQLVVVAEGVEDQAQLNLLKQQGFHVIQGFLLSRPLAAPALEAWLAKRQPLLEAMSVGSF from the coding sequence GTGACTGAACCTGTGTCATCAGATATTCGCAACCGGCCATTGGTAACACAGCGACATGCCAGTGGCTCGGCAGAAGCGCTGGCGGAAATCCGCGACCATCTGGATGCAATTGATCGCAGCATGATGGTGGCCCGCTTTTCGCCAGATGGCGTATTTCTGGGTGCGAACACGCTGTTCCTGAATTCGTTTGGTTATGCCATAGAAGAGATTGCCGGCGCGCCGCATGAACTGGTTTGCCCGGTTAAACATCACTCTGGCTTGAGCGCGCATCAGGATTTGTGGCGGGTTTTGCGCAGCGGCCGGCCTTACTCGGGGCTGGTAGAGCGGGTGGCACGTGACGGGCGCGCCGTATGGCTGGAAGTCACCTATGCGCCGACTTTCGACCAGACCGGACAGTTGTTGTCTATTTTGTCGATTTCTTCAGATGTGTCGCTGAGGGTCGAGCGAGAACGCAGCGAATCCAAGCGCTTGTGGCAATCGCTGGTGGTCGACGAAACCGACAGTGCCGTGATCGTCACCGACGGTCAGTGGCGCATCGTGTACGTGAACGCGGGTTTCACGCGCATGTTTGGTTATCACCTGGACGAGATTCACGGTCGTCGCCCGATTGCCTTGCTGGTGCCACACGTTAAACCCGCTGTTATCGAAGAAGCCATCAGTTCGGCCAACGCTGGCAGGCCATTCCGGCTGGAGGAGCTTACCTTCGCCAAAGACGGCCAGCGCTTCTGGAACAAAATGATCATCAACCCGGTGCGCGACACGCACGGTTTGCTGGTCAATACGGTGAGCGTGGTTACCGACATCACCGAAGCCAAGATGCACGAGGTTATCCACCATAAAGGCCTGGATGCGCTGGCGCGCGAAACGCCGGTGGTGCAGATCATGGACATGATTTGCCAGGAAGTGGAGCGCATATCGCCTGAAGTGGTGTCGTCCATTTTATCTGTCGATGAAAACGGACGCATGCACGCACTGGCCGCGCCGAGCCTGCCCGAGAAGTTCTCCCGCGCGCTGGATGGGTTGGTGATGGGTCCGGCAAGTGGATCCTGTGGCACGTCCGCGTTTCGCGGCGCAGAAGTGGTAGTCACCGACATCGAGACCGATCCGCTGTGGGTCGATTTTGCCCAGATCGCATTGCCGTTGGGGCTGAAAGCTTGCTGGTCCACCCCGATTATTTCCAGCAAAGGCCATGTGGTCGGCACATTTGCCTTCTACTACCGCGAAAAACGCGAGCCAGACGTGTTCCATCGACGCTTGGTAGATGTGTGCGTCAACCTGTGCGCGCTGGCCCTCGAACGCGAAGCGGCGCGTGCTGAAATCCAGAAGCTGGCGTTTTACGATGCCCTGACCGAACTGCCCAATCGCAGCTTGTTGCTGGCCAAAGCCGAACAGGCAATCGCCGGCGCCGCACGTGACAGCACGCCGTTGGCGGTCTTGTTTGTGGATCTGGATCGCTTCAAGCAAATCAACGATACGCTGGGCCATACCGTGGGTGACGATGTGTTGCGGCTGGCGGCGCAAAGCCTGGCTCAAGGGCGGCGTAGCTCAGACATCATCGGGCGGCTGGCTGGTGACGAGTTCGTGCTGGTATTGCCGCAATGCGACGGTAATCACGCGGCCGATATTGCCGAGCAAATCCAGATCAATCTGTCGCGCCCGCAACGGGTCGGCGATGTGACGCACGTTCTTTCGGCCAGCATTGGCATCAGTTTGTTTCCGGAAAACGGCGAAGATATCGAAACCCTGCTGCGCCGCGCCGACATCGCCATGTATGAAGCCAAGGCCTCGCAGCGTGGTGGTTTCAGCTTTTTCAGTAATGAGATGAATCTGCGGGCACAAGAGCGCCTGGCGCTGGAAGCGGCGCTACGGCAGGCCATTCGAGAAAAACAATTGCGCTTGTTTTACCAGCCGCAAATCAGGCTGGCCGATGGTGCCATCTACGGCGTTGAAGCACTGGCACGCTGGCATCACCCGGTATTGGGCGAAATCTCGCCGGTGCGGTTTATTCCGCTGGCCGAGGACTGTGGCTTGATCGGTGAGTTGGGCTTATGGGTGCTGGAAGAAGCTTGCCGGCAGATGGCGGCCTGGCGCAGTCGCGGTATAGATGTCCCCGTGGTGGCAGTGAACTTGTCGCCCACCAATTTCCATAACGTGGATTTGCCGGACATCATCGCCGACCTGCTGCAGCGTTTTGCTCTTAGCCCGCAGCAACTGACGCTGGAGATTACTGAAAACGTTTTGCTGGACGGCAACGTCGGGACATTGGCCAGTATTGACGACATCCGGGATCTTGGCGTGCGGCTATCCATGGATGACTTCGGCACCGGTTATTCCAGCTTGAGCTATCTACGGCGCTTGCCGGTGAGCGAGCTAAAGCTGGACAAGAGCTTTGTACGCGACCTGCAGCATGACCAGACGGCCCGTGCACTCAGTGAAGCAGTGATACGCATCGGCGAAAGCCTGCAACTGGTTGTGGTGGCGGAAGGGGTGGAAGACCAGGCGCAGCTGAACCTGCTCAAACAGCAAGGCTTTCATGTGATTCAGGGCTTTTTGCTGTCGCGCCCGCTGGCTGCACCCGCGCTGGAAGCATGGCTGGCTAAACGTCAGCCATTGCTGGAAGCGATGAGCGTAGGTTCGTTTTAG
- a CDS encoding LysR family transcriptional regulator yields the protein MRDVDLNLLAIFDSIMTEGSITKAAQRLAMTQSAVSNAVARMRVVWKDPLFIKVGRGIRPTSKASAIWRDIGLPLATIRQSINPAPFDPATTARRFRLAATDFITNPMWPPLRNLLEARAPGIDILAVPVRVNGTREQLNENEIDLAVGVKAPQADELKQQWMFDVGFVCAMRRNHPLAARPLTLDRFLSADHLLVSLSGDPVGVVDELLLQRGQRRRVAMTVNTFYGVVDLLAASNLISVVPESVIRTHPRRAEIHATPVPFDMPVSRAHLVWHVRHDRDPGHQWLRETVMTIGTQLCGAQSGQCSLMLPEQWPATEPAEQSVV from the coding sequence ATGCGTGACGTAGATCTGAATCTCTTGGCGATTTTTGACAGCATCATGACCGAAGGCTCCATCACCAAAGCGGCGCAGCGGCTCGCGATGACCCAATCTGCAGTGAGTAATGCGGTGGCGCGTATGCGGGTAGTCTGGAAAGACCCGCTGTTTATCAAGGTGGGTCGCGGCATTCGCCCTACTTCCAAGGCGTCTGCCATCTGGCGAGATATTGGCTTGCCACTGGCCACCATCCGCCAGAGCATCAACCCGGCGCCATTTGACCCGGCAACAACCGCTCGCCGCTTTCGTCTGGCTGCCACGGACTTCATCACCAATCCGATGTGGCCGCCGCTGCGCAACCTGCTCGAAGCGCGCGCCCCCGGCATCGACATTCTGGCGGTACCGGTGCGGGTAAATGGCACACGTGAACAGTTGAACGAGAATGAAATCGACCTTGCGGTGGGCGTCAAAGCGCCGCAAGCCGACGAACTGAAGCAACAGTGGATGTTTGATGTGGGATTTGTGTGCGCCATGCGCCGCAACCACCCGCTGGCCGCACGTCCGCTGACGCTGGACCGCTTTCTGAGCGCGGATCACCTGCTGGTATCGCTATCGGGTGATCCGGTCGGCGTGGTAGATGAACTGCTGCTGCAGCGTGGGCAACGCCGTCGCGTGGCAATGACGGTGAATACGTTTTACGGCGTGGTGGATTTGCTGGCGGCGTCCAACTTGATCAGCGTGGTGCCGGAGAGCGTGATTCGCACGCATCCGCGCCGTGCGGAAATCCATGCGACCCCGGTGCCATTTGACATGCCGGTGAGCCGGGCTCATCTGGTGTGGCATGTGCGTCATGACCGTGATCCGGGGCATCAATGGCTGCGCGAGACCGTCATGACAATTGGCACGCAACTTTGCGGTGCGCAGTCCGGGCAATGCTCATTGATGTTGCCGGAGCAATGGCCTGCAACCGAGCCGGCGGAACAATCAGTGGTGTGA
- a CDS encoding zinc-dependent alcohol dehydrogenase family protein, whose protein sequence is MRAFVLDPLLSGSAALRLQPSRPTPALGPHDVLVRIRAASLNHRDLHIADRSREYPGRHAIVPLSDAAGEVVETGREVRSIRLGQRVVNTFYPDWTGQQATRENTRRTFGEDSDGVLSEFVVFNETGVLVLPEGLTFEEAATLPCAGVTAWHALMENAPLRPGDYVAVLGTGGVASIALQLAKAAGARVAVVSGCDDKLCRAMHMGADHGLNHQRVPDWDKALLDWTSGRGVDQVVDVAGNELDRSINATRVGGQVSLVGDLGGTSTALNAGALLARQIQLRGVSVGSRAMFQSLLQALSANRIRPVIQRVFGFDETPDAYNALRRGNHVGKLVVAF, encoded by the coding sequence ATGCGCGCTTTCGTACTCGATCCCTTGCTCAGTGGCAGTGCCGCATTACGGCTGCAACCCAGTCGGCCCACGCCCGCTTTGGGTCCGCACGACGTGCTGGTGCGCATTCGTGCCGCTTCGCTTAATCATCGTGATCTGCATATTGCGGACCGCAGTCGCGAATATCCGGGGCGTCATGCCATCGTGCCGTTGTCGGATGCAGCTGGCGAAGTGGTTGAAACCGGCCGGGAAGTGCGCAGCATTCGTCTGGGTCAACGCGTGGTGAATACGTTTTATCCGGACTGGACCGGGCAGCAAGCCACTCGCGAAAACACTCGCCGCACGTTTGGTGAGGATAGCGACGGCGTGTTGAGTGAGTTTGTCGTTTTCAACGAGACCGGGGTGCTGGTGTTGCCGGAGGGGCTAACTTTTGAAGAGGCGGCCACGCTGCCTTGTGCCGGTGTTACGGCCTGGCACGCCTTGATGGAAAACGCACCGCTGCGTCCGGGCGATTACGTGGCAGTGCTCGGCACCGGTGGGGTGGCGTCAATTGCGTTGCAACTGGCCAAAGCAGCAGGCGCGCGGGTGGCCGTTGTGTCCGGCTGTGACGACAAACTGTGCCGCGCCATGCATATGGGGGCAGACCACGGCCTCAATCACCAACGAGTACCTGACTGGGATAAAGCCCTGCTCGACTGGACCAGTGGGCGCGGAGTGGATCAGGTGGTCGATGTCGCCGGGAACGAGCTGGATCGCTCAATCAATGCCACTCGAGTGGGTGGCCAAGTCAGCCTGGTGGGTGATTTGGGCGGCACCAGTACAGCATTGAACGCCGGAGCATTGCTGGCCCGGCAAATCCAGTTGCGTGGGGTCAGCGTGGGCAGCCGGGCGATGTTTCAGTCGTTACTGCAAGCGCTCAGTGCCAACCGGATTCGGCCGGTCATTCAACGGGTGTTTGGCTTTGATGAAACGCCGGATGCCTACAACGCGCTGCGGCGCGGCAATCACGTCGGCAAGTTGGTGGTCGCCTTTTAA